In Chaetodon trifascialis isolate fChaTrf1 chromosome 23, fChaTrf1.hap1, whole genome shotgun sequence, the following proteins share a genomic window:
- the LOC139351174 gene encoding uncharacterized protein — MKLLLSSLLLASLCALSSWSVSSGVPVVTQTPDVSIMEGETVNITCCWMGEFKRLTVNWLKNNTNIKSENFDNPFPAASNCSVLTFTAIRVENSGKYTCKVIQEIPVLSWVEGNGTVISVTARENMKDNTTGDNHPGPGGDSVPLALIICLAVGAPLLLVALAYFCALRWRQAQAARVIYEVPHIDSEVADMDKHSTSSSRGSSQWCQVPVYESFDYFERVQTKDSG; from the exons ATGAAGCTTCTGCTCAGCAGTCTGCTGCTCGCCTCTCTGTGTGCGCTCTCATCCTGGA GTGTTTCATCTGGCGTGCCTGTTGTCACCCAGACCCCTGATGTCTCCATCATGGAGGGGGAGACAGTAAacatcacctgctgctggatgGGGGAGTTTAAGAGACTGACCGTGAACTGGCtgaaaaataatacaaatataaaGAGCGAGAACTTTGACAATCCCTTTCCTGCGGCGTCCAACTGCTCAGTCTTGACCTTTACGGCTATCAGGGTGGAGAATTCAGGGAAATACACCTGCAAGGTGATTCAGGAGATACCGGTTTTATCTTGGGTCGAAGGAAACGGTACTGTCATCAGCGTTACAGCCAGAGAGAACATGAAGGACAACACAACAGGAG ACAATCATCCAGGACCCGGCGGGGATTCTGTCCCACTTGCTCTGATAATTTGCCTGGCTGTCGGGGCTCCGCTGCTCCTCGTTGCGCTCGCCTATTTCTGCGCTCTACGATGGAGGCAAG CACAAGCAGCCAGGGTGATCTATGAAGTTCCCCATATCGACTCTGAGGTGGCAGACATGGACAAACACAGCACCAGCTCCTCCAGAGGCTCCTCTCAGTGG TGTCAGGTTCCTGTGTACGAGTCCTTCGATTACTTTGAGCGTGTGCAGACCAAAGACAGTGGGTGA
- the LOC139351171 gene encoding serine/threonine-protein phosphatase PP1-beta catalytic subunit translates to MAEGELDVDSLISRLLEVRGCRPGKIVQMTEAEVRGLCIKSREIFLSQPILLELEAPLKICGDIHGQYTDLLRLFEYGGFPPEANYLFLGDYVDRGKQSLETICLLLAYKIKYPENFFLLRGNHECASINRIYGFYDECKRRFNIKLWKTFTDCFNCLPIAAIVDEKIFCCHGGLSPDLQSMEQIRRIMRPTDVPDTGLLCDLLWSDPDKDVQGWGENDRGVSFTFGADVVSKFLNRHDLDLICRAHQVVEDGYEFFAKRQLVTLFSAPNYCGEFDNAGGMMSVDETLMCSFQILKPSEKKAKYQYGGMNSGRPVTPPRTAQPPKKR, encoded by the exons ATGGCGGAGGGGGAGTTGGACGTTGACTCGCTGATTTCCAGGCTTCTAGAGG TGCGAGGATGTCGTCCAGGCAAGATTGTCCAGATGACGGAGGCTGAGGTGCGAGGCCTCTGCATCAAGTCCCGGGAGATCTTCCTCAGTCAGCCCATCCTCCTGGAGCTGGAGGCTCCGCTCAAAATCTGTG GCGATATTCACGGACAGTACACAGACCTGCTGAGGCTCTTCGAGTACGGCGGCTTCCCCCCAGAGGCCAACTACCTGTTCCTGGGCGACTACGTGGACAGAGGGAAGCAGTCTCTGGAGAccatctgcctgctgctggcCTACAAGATCAAATACCCCGAAAACTTCTTCCTGCTCAGGGGCAACCACGAGTGTGCCTCCATCAACCGCATCTACGGCTTCTACGACGAGT GTAAACGCAGATTCAACATCAAGCTGTGGAAGACGTTCACCGACTGCTTCAACTGCCTGCCCATCGCCGCCATAGTGGACGAGAAGATCTTCTGCTGTCACGGAG GTCTCTCTCCAGACCTGCAGTCTATGGAGCAGATCAGACGCATCATGAGACCCACAGATGTGCCTGACACAG GCCTCCTGTGTGACCTGCTGTGGTCGGATCCAGACAAGGACGTCCAGGGCTGGGGCGAGAACGACCGCGGCGTCTCTTTCACCTTTGGCGCCGATGTGGTCAGCAAGTTCCTCAACCGCCACGACCTGGACCTCATCTGCAGAGCCCACcag GTGGTAGAAGATGGTTATGAGTTCTTTGCCAAGCGGCAGCTGGTGACTCTGTTCTCAGCTCCCAACTACTGCGGAGAGTTCGACAACGCCGGCGGCATGATGAGCGTGGATGAAACCCTGATGTGCTCCTTCCAG ATCCTGAAGCCATCTGAGAAGAAAGCCAAGTACCAGTACGGAGGGATGAACTCGGGTCGGCCCGTCACTCCTCCCCGCACAGCCCAACCTCCAAAGAAACGATGA
- the LOC139351170 gene encoding equilibrative nucleoside transporter 2-like, translating to MKGRTDAPQDRGCLVGIIFFILGLGTLLPWNFFMTASLYFQGRLNTTEWSNGTAVFRKEYYFNNWMTLLSQLPLLLFTLLNSFLYQRISEAIRIAGSLVFILLLFIFTAVLVKVPMEEDRFFSVTMATIWFINSFGAVLQGSLFGLVGLLPQKYSAIFMSGQGLAGTFAAVAMLIAIGSEADSESAALGYFITPCVGTLVTLLSYLLLPRLEFARYHLNKSSKYEAGTTDELLKESSTVENGKLNGHANGSAGGSPAEAEADPGADGTKHAFLSLEQGEKDQAKASVIEVFKKIWVMAFCVTFVFTVTLSVFPAVTADVRTSFSQKWERFFISVCCFLTFNINDWLGRTITTLIQWPCKESRLFPVLVVSRVVFIPLLMLCNVQTRSYLPVLFSHDAAFTAIMIFFSVSSGYFVALSMTYAPQLVEPKDAETAGALMTFFLALGLSIGAALSFPLRALV from the exons ATGAAGGGACGAACAGATGCTCCTCAGGATCG GGGCTGCTTGGTGGGCatcattttctttattctgGGCTTGGGAACGCTGCTGCCATGGAATTTCTTCATGACTGCCTCATTG TATTTCCAAGGCCGCCTAAACACGACAGAATGGAGCAATGGCACAGCAGTGTTCCGCAAGGAGTACTACTTCAACAACTGGATGACCCTGCTGTCCCAGCTGCCCCTGCTGCTGTTCACCCTGCTCAACTCCTTCCTCTACCAGAG GATCTCCGAGGCGATACGTATTGCAGGTAGCCTGGTTTTtatcctgctgctcttcatcttcacagCAGTGCTCGTCAAAGTCCCCATGGAGGAAGACCGCTTCTTCTCTGTCACCATGGCTACTATCTGGTTCATCAACT CATTCGGCGCCGTGCTGCAGGGCAGCCTGTTTGGCCTGGTGGGTCTGCTGCCTCAGAAGTACAGCGCCATCTTCATGAGCGGCCAGGGCCTCGCTGGAACCTTCGCTGCTGTCGCCATGTTAATAGCCATAGGCA gtGAAGCAGACTCTGAGTCCGCAGCGTTGGGTTACTTCATCACACCATGTGTGGGGACGCTGGTCACACTCCTCAGCTACCTGCTGCTGCCCCGCCTG GAGTTTGCCCGCTATCACCTGAACAAAAGCAGCAAGTACGAAGCAGGCACCACAGACGAGCTGCTGAAAG agagcagcacagtggAGAACGGCAAGCTGAATGGCCACGCTAACGGCTCGGCTGGCGGCAGTCCAGCCGAGGCCGAGGCGGACCCCGGCGCAGACGGGACCAAGCACGCCTTCCTGTCTCTGGAGCAGGGCGAGAAAGACCAAGCCAAGGCCTCGGTCATAGAGGTCTTCAAAAAG aTCTGGGTGATGGCGTTCTGCGTGACCTTTGTGTTCACAGTCACTCTGTCCGTCTTccctgctgtcacagcagacgTCAGAACGTCATTCTCACAGAAATGGG AGCGCTTCTTTATCTCCGTCTGCTGCTTCTTGACTTTCAACATAAACGACTGGCTCGGCAGGACCATCACCACCTTGATCCAGTGG ccttGCAAAGAGTCTCGTCTGTTCCCGGTGCTGGTTGTCTCCAGGGTGGTGTTCATCCCTCTGCTGATGCTCTGTAACGTCCAGACTCGCTCCTACCTTCCTGTCCTCTTCTCCCACGATGCTGCTTTCACTGCCATCAtgattttcttctctgtgtccaGCGGCTACTTTGTTGCCCTCTCCATGACTTACGCCCCACA GTTGGTGGAGCCGAAGGACGCAGAGACCGCAGGAGCCCTGATGACCTTCTTCTTGGCCCTGGGTCTGTCCATAGGAGCCGCCCTGTCCTTCCCTCTGCGAGCGCTGGTCtag